The region GATTCGTGCGGATCCCGTTTCGACTGCCATTCCCAGACAAACTAGAGAGGTTGATCATTATCGTAATAGGGAAGCCGTTTTTACATATGTTGATTCATTTTTGACCGACTCCATGAAGCAAGAATGGAAAAGTATTTCTTCTAAAGCATATCCGCAGTTTTTGTTGGCTTCCTACGATACAAGAGCGCCTATACCGCATGATTTTATTTGGCGATATCATAATATGACTAAGGCAGTCGGGGCTTTGGCAGCTATTGGACAAAAACAGAAGCCTCCCGTAGATGAAGAATATGAGCAATATAAAAAATCAGTCAAAAAAGAAATTAACTTTGATACAGAATCGCGAGAGTTGAGGCTGGCCTTTGAGGCGATAGACAATAATGCCAATGGCAAATTTATCATTCCTAATGAATTTGGAAATTATTTGCATTATCAGGGAGGAGCTAAGCTCGATCGATCAGCGGTAATTTCGGTAGGAACCTTGAGGTCATTTAATTTAGCTGCAGTTTTAAAAAGGGATTTGCTCATAGCTATGGACTACAGTGATGAGGTCCGTGAGTTCAACCTCATTTTGGCACAGCTCATTGCTAAGTACAGTCTCGCGGAATTCCTAAGTGTAATATTGGGTGGAAATCCAAATGAACTAAAAATTCAATCTAAAGATCAATTTATTAATCGAATTCAGCAATTGATGAATAGAGAACCTATAAGTTTTCAGGAAGATCCCTTAATTAAGAAATTTCATGAATTTTTTCCTAAGGGTAACGTCAGCGAAAATCAACAGTCGTTGTGGCTCATGTGGGTTTTCAGTTTGAGACAATATACTCAATCCGACAAATCTTGGCTGGCTACTTTTTTTTCCAACGAAGAAAATTATAATCATATTAAGAAAATGATTCTTGATAAAAGATTTTTGGTGGTGAGAGGAAGTTTGTCTGGAGATTTCTCAATGCCAAAAATCGCATTGTATCTAAAAGAAAATAAATATACGGTTTCTGAATTGGATGTATCAAATGCTATTGAGCATATTTCACAATTTTCAGGGGAAGCAGGGATTCGTGCTTTTCAAAGAAATATGCTGCAACTTCCGATTGCCAAAGGCTCGCGTGTGCTGATCACGGTAGACAAACGTTATGTCCAAGGTGGACAGTTTGCTGAATCTCCTCAATTGCAGAAGTGGATTTATTTAGCTCGATCCTTTCCCGAATTGGCTGATGATTTACAAAATGTGAGAGATCCAATGACTCTCAGTGAAAACCTCTCTTCTCGATTGAAAGTGTTAAGTTGCAAATCTATTTTTTTAGAATAAATGTAAAGTTTCGAGTGGAATCGGCCTGGAAGCATTAAATTGCATTAGAGATCCTAGCGCTCATGAATTCATAAAACTAATACAAATTGCTTGTCATTTTAAGGGTTTATTCGTAGAACCATGCCTTCGAATACGGCTGTTCCTAACTAGGCACGGCTCGGCTGTAATAAGCTAAAAGCGCCAGACAAAAACGTCGGATGCTCTGAAAGGAAATTTCAATGACTCTTGATACATCAACAAACACCACTGAGTTTAAACCATTCGTTCCAGAGCCGGAAGAAGAGGCGATCGTTTATGATCGCAAAAACTTTTTTGATCTTACTCTCGATCAATTAAAAGAAATTCTATCTAAATACGGCAAAGAGAAATTCCGGGCTCAACAAATTTATTCTTGGGTTTATCAAAAAGGCATTACAGATTTTGAACAGATGACGAATCTTTCAAAAGATTTAAGAGCTGAACTTCCTAAAATTTTAGAATTCAGAAAGTTGAATTTGCTTTCGCATTTAAAAAGTATCGATGGCACTCAGAAATTTTTATTTCAACTTCCGGCAACTGAAAAATATGCGCCACTTTCTTTTGAAGCGGTAATCATTCCTTCAAAAGATCGCCTTACACTTTGTGTTTCGAGCGAAGTGGGCTGTAATATGGCTTGCAAGTTTTGTTTTACAGGAAAACAAAAACTAAAGAGAAGATTATCTGCGGGCGATATCGTTTCTCAATTTATCCAAGCGGGTGAAAAATTAGAAGGCGACCAAATCCTTACAAATATCGTATTCATGGGAATGGGCGAGCCACTCGATAATGCTGAAGCGGTATTTAACTCTATCAAAATTTTAAACTCTCCTTGGGGCCGAAATTTCTCTAGAAAAAGAGTGACAGTTTCGACCTCAGGAATTGTTCCCAATATTAAATTGATTGCAGAAAGTGGTGCGCGTTTGGCGATAAGCCTGAACGCAACGACAGATGAAATGCGTGACGACATTATGCCAATCAACAAGCGTTATCCGCTGGCCGAACTTATTCAGGGTTGCCGAGAATATCAGCAGCAAACTGGCGATGATATTACATTTGAGTACGTATTACTTAAAGATTTAAACGACACTCTTGAGGATGCAAAGCGTATTAAGCAGCTAACGAAAGGCATTTCTTGCAAAATCAATTTAATTCCGTTTAATGAACATCCTGGTTCTGAGTTTAAGAGACCGGATCGAGTTAAGGTTTTGGATTTCCAAGAAGCCTTGATGAGAATGGGAATGCACGTGTTGATTCGCCGAACGATGGGTAGAGATATCTATGCCGCTTGCGGACAGCTCCAATCAGAATATGAAGGAAAACCAAAAAGATTAACTCCTGATGTGATGACATCACCAGCGTAAGATAAAAATAAGATACTGCTTCGAAGAAGCAGTATCGACCAGAAACCGGGGTAACGACAATGTCTGAGATTTTAGTAGTAGGAAGTTTAGCGTACGATTCAATTTCAACTCCCAAAGGCACAAAAGAAAAATGCCTTGGAGGATCTGCAAATTACTTTTCAGTGGTTGCTAGCCGCTACACTAAGATCAATATCGTAGGTGTTGTTGGCGAAGATTACGACGAGTCTAGCATTGAAATGTTAAGATCTCGCGGTGTTGATGTGTCTGGTATTGAAAAGAAAAAAGGGAGTACCTTTCACTGGGAAGGTAAATACAAAGACGATATGAATGAGGCGCAAACCCTTGCCACTCACTTGAATGTCTTTGAAACATTCGACCCTAAAGTTCCTGAGAAATTCAAATCTTCATCGGTTGTATTCTTAGCGAATATCGATCCAAAGTTACAATTGAAAGTTTTAGAACAAGCAAGCGCTCCAAAGATCGTTGCGGTAGATACGATGAATTTTTGGATCGAGACAAAGCTTGATGACCTTAAAAAAGTTTTAGCTAAAGCCAATATTATTTTTGTAAACAATACGGAAGCATTGATGCTCACTCGTAAGCCCAACGTCATGGCCGCAGCCAAGGCACTTTCAGAGATGGGACCGCAAGTGATTGTGGTCAAAAGAGGTGAGTACGGATCTGTGGTTTATTTCCAAAATCAATTCTTTGTGCTTCCCGCTTATCCACTTCTTGATATCACGGATCCAACGGGCGCAGGTGATACATTTGCCGCAGGATTTATGGGATACATTGCCAAGAACAATCTCGAGCTCACTTGGCCAAACCTTCGTCGAGCTTGCGTTGAAGGATCATTGGTTGCTTCTTACACGGTGGAGGACTTTGGTCTTAATAGAGTTCTTAAACTTAACGATCAAGACATCAAAACAAGATTTGAGAGCTTCTTAAAAGTAGTTCAGATCTAGTTTCCATACTAAGGTTCAGTCCAGAATGACACATTGAATACCAAAAAGGTACGGCGTACCTTCAGACATTCTCTTCTGTTTCCGATAATTTAACTAGAATGAGTGGAAAGACTAACAAAAAAACTAAAGATGATTTAGCAGATTTTTTCTTGGGAAACGATAAGGTAACTTCGTCTCAACAAAACACTACGGTTCTAAATCCATTGAAATCTGTTGAGCCAGATAAAACCTCTGTGCTTTCAGCAGAAGAAAAAACGAAATCCATTTCCATTCAGAAATCTAAGCTCACGGAACCTATAACAAAGCCAGAAGAGTACAAACCAAATCCTACTCGTGAAGTGACTCCGTCAGCTCCTAGAGAAAATTTCTTTAACAAAGACAATATTGATCCATCTCTATTCTCACTAGAGGCGGCGATCAA is a window of Bdellovibrionota bacterium DNA encoding:
- the rlmN gene encoding 23S rRNA (adenine(2503)-C(2))-methyltransferase RlmN; amino-acid sequence: MTLDTSTNTTEFKPFVPEPEEEAIVYDRKNFFDLTLDQLKEILSKYGKEKFRAQQIYSWVYQKGITDFEQMTNLSKDLRAELPKILEFRKLNLLSHLKSIDGTQKFLFQLPATEKYAPLSFEAVIIPSKDRLTLCVSSEVGCNMACKFCFTGKQKLKRRLSAGDIVSQFIQAGEKLEGDQILTNIVFMGMGEPLDNAEAVFNSIKILNSPWGRNFSRKRVTVSTSGIVPNIKLIAESGARLAISLNATTDEMRDDIMPINKRYPLAELIQGCREYQQQTGDDITFEYVLLKDLNDTLEDAKRIKQLTKGISCKINLIPFNEHPGSEFKRPDRVKVLDFQEALMRMGMHVLIRRTMGRDIYAACGQLQSEYEGKPKRLTPDVMTSPA
- a CDS encoding PfkB family carbohydrate kinase, which gives rise to MSEILVVGSLAYDSISTPKGTKEKCLGGSANYFSVVASRYTKINIVGVVGEDYDESSIEMLRSRGVDVSGIEKKKGSTFHWEGKYKDDMNEAQTLATHLNVFETFDPKVPEKFKSSSVVFLANIDPKLQLKVLEQASAPKIVAVDTMNFWIETKLDDLKKVLAKANIIFVNNTEALMLTRKPNVMAAAKALSEMGPQVIVVKRGEYGSVVYFQNQFFVLPAYPLLDITDPTGAGDTFAAGFMGYIAKNNLELTWPNLRRACVEGSLVASYTVEDFGLNRVLKLNDQDIKTRFESFLKVVQI